One Drosophila kikkawai strain 14028-0561.14 chromosome 3L, DkikHiC1v2, whole genome shotgun sequence genomic window carries:
- the Rexo5 gene encoding uncharacterized protein Rexo5, producing MMWTRLGLRSITRSQSLHGKRTRMKEQLSAKQHERNEKKKKKLAALANIMELNDRDRLHEAEMAKKRDAADATKDEANAPMEQSKNDDDDGFVTVSSKRKHRNRHTIRNSVEKEAAALKSGDPEEPTAKRSREDMAAGGDSLPAEEICILSQEQYKTLAVELRRRKRQLEDVPGLRLREMGQRASLETPQHARTPIFLTDIQHLLMSALIGQKSPCRPDRWCSVEKWLSLSHSVVVILEGLSLYHYLSNESQFEATNRIFNTKLEMLLPPQDEGQIIDEIAKIPLTNIQAKQLIDEHGSLESAVELNKDPTLFVKNIFPIEGSKVKDSLTDLHPDDKFPRTKLLLSALQMVDEGYPIPLSGELHTRFSTFRFTKKKYEPVTNRSPMFGVDCEMCRTVVGINELTRISIVDEQYQTVYETLVMPDNRISDYLTQYSGITEDIMKQVTKRLKEVQKEVSALLPPDAILVGQSLNSDLNAMRMMHPYVIDTSVCFNISGVRRRKSKLKHLAQTFLKETIQDNDEGHDSIEDSRATLKLVKMKLANSIEFGDEILTQQKRLQELANACSGDTISNNLFAHVAKRDKRTAIVTVGDLKPSLKEVIQRADEASPKDHSKAVRIHEVATPKEAVRKVNEIALENALTIANLRVPEQDFVMESAERNAAKLDRIIDRLWNTVANNGLFLVLMGGSAECTKGVAKIAIKRLNGSEQTSAPIGS from the exons CTTGCACGGAAAGCGCACGAGGATGAAGGAACAGCTGTCGGCCAAGCAGCACGAGCGGAacgagaagaagaagaagaagctggCGGCGCTGGCCAATATAATGGAGCTAAACGACCGCGACCGCCTGCACGAGGCCGAGATGGCCAAAAAACGTGACGCCGCGGATGCGACTAAGGACGAGGCCAACGCGCCGATGGAGCAGAGCAagaacgacgacgacgacggatTTGTCACAGTTTCCAGCAAGCGGAAGCACCGCAATCGCCATACAATCCGAAATAGTGTGGAAAAGGAGGCGGCGGCCCTCAAAAGTGGAGACCCTGAGGAGCCGACGGCCAAGCGAAGTCGCGAGGATATGGCGGCCGGTGGCGACAGCCTGCCGGCGGAGGAGATCTGTATCCTCAGCCAGGAGCAGTACAAAACACTGGCCGTGGAGCTGCGTCGTCGCAAGCGGCAGCTGGAGGACGTGCCGGGCCTGCGGCTGAGGGAGATGGGACAGCGCGCCTCCCTGGAGACGCCCCAGCATGCGCGCACGCCCATCTTCCTCACCGACATCCAGCACCTGCTGATGTCGGCGCTCATCGGCCAGAAGAGCCCCTGCCGGCCGGATCGGTGGTGCagcgtcgagaagtggctCAGCCTGTCGCACAGCGTGGTGGTGATACTGGAGGGCCTGTCCCTGTACCACTACCTGTCCAACGAGAGCCAGTTCGAGGCCACCAATCGGATATTCAACACCAAGCTGGAGATGCTGTTGCCGCCGCAGGACGAGGGTCAGATCATCGACGAGATTGCAAAG ATTCCCCTCACCAATATCCAAGCCAAGCAGCTGATCGACGAGCACGGCTCCCTAGAGTCGGCCGTGGAGCTGAACAAAGATCCCACGCTGTTCGTCAAGAACATCTTTCCCATCGAGGGCTCCAAGGTGAAGGACTCCCTCACAGACCTCCATCCGGATGACAAGTTTCCGCGCACCAAGCTCCTGCTCTCCGCCTTGCAGATGGTCGACGAGGGCTACCCGATCCCCCTCTCCGGGGAGCTGCACACTCGCTTCAGCACCTTCAGGTTCACCAAGAAAAAGTACGAACCGGTGACCAACCGCAGTCCCATGTTTGGCGTGGACTGCGAGATGTGCAGGACGGTGGTGGGCATCAACGAGCTGACCCGCATCTCCATCGTGGACGAACAGTACCAGACGGTGTACGAGACGCTGGTGATGCCCGACAACCGCATCTCCGACTACCTCACCCAGTACTCGGGCATCACGGAGGACATCATGAAGCAGGTGACGAAGCGGCTGAAGGAAGTGCAGAAAGAGGTGTCGGCGCTGCTGCCCCCGGACGCCATCCTGGTGGGCCAGTCGCTCAACTCGGATCTGAACGCCATGCGGATGATGCATCCGTATGTGATCGACACCAGCGTGTGCTTCAACATCTCCGGCGTGCGGCGGCGCAAGAGCAAGCTGAAGCACCTGGCCCAGACCTTTCTCAAGGAGACGATCCAGGACAACGATGAGGGCCATGACTCCATCGAGGATTCGCGGGCCACCTTGAAGCTCGTCAAGATGAAGCTGGCCAACAGCATAGAGTTCGGCGACGAGATCCTTACGCAACAGAAGCGCCTGCAGGAGCTGGCCAACGCCTGCAGTGGCGACACCATCAGCAATAACCTCTTCGCCCACGTCGCCAAGCGGGACAAGCGGACGGCCATCGTGACGGTGGGAGATCTGAAGCCGAGTCTCAAGGAGGTCATCCAGCGGGCGGACGAGGCCTCGCCCAAGGATCATAGCAAGGCGGTGCGTATTCACGAGGTGGCCACGCCCAAGGAGGCGGTGCGCAAGGTCAACGAGATAGCCCTGGAGAACGCCCTGACCATTGCCAATCTGCGCGTGCCCGAGCAGGACTTTGTAATGGAGAGCGCCGAACGGAATGCAGCCAAGCTGGACAGGATCATAGACCGGCTGTGGAACACGGTGGCCAACAACGGCCTCTTCCTCGTCCTTATGGGAGGCTCCGCGGAGTGCACCAAGGGCGTGGCCAAGATAGCCATCAAGCGGCTAAACGGATCGGAGCAGACCAGCGCCCCGATCGGAAGTTAG